GACGCTTGCGCTTGTCGCCGCACCATTCGGTGCGGCGCTTTTTGCCAACCCAATCGACGTCTATTCGCCCGAGCTTCTGGCGAAGGTTTCAGGCACGGCGTTCGTGAATACCGGCAATGTCGAACGTATCTTGCTTCGTGGCGACGCTGCCCTGTCGCACCATAACCCGGTCTGGGCTGCTGCGACGACAAATTCGTATCTGTGGGGCACTTTCGGCGCCTTTCGTACAGAAAACGACTGGTCGAGTCGCAACCATTTTTATCTTTTTCCCGAAGCGCGGCTTTACCCATTTGCAATGCATTGGTTAGAAACAAGTTATCGCCGCAGAATTAATTTGCGTAACCAGGTGGGCGCCGGCGCAACCTGGGCGATCATCTCAGCACCGCAGACGATCCTCAAATTTTCTTTGATGCTCTCGGGCGAGGCAACCGATTACGGTGCAGAGGCAAATTTGCCCGATGGTACGCCGCAATCGACGGCAAGGCCATTGATGCGCGGTACGCCGCGGCTGTACTTTCGCCAGAATCTGGGTAGCGAGAATACGGCGCTGATTTCTGAGCTATGGTACCAGCAGGCGCTGCAAACGCAGAATGACTACCGTTGGCACTGGGAGACCGGAATCGAATGGGCACTAGGCAAGACTCTGAGCCTTAAGGCCCTGATCGTCTATCATCACGAATCCGCGGTACCGCAGCGTGTTGTGCGCGACGACTTCGCGTTCACGTTTGGTGCCTCGGCAAAATTTGCATCAGAAAAAAACCAAACAAAAGGAGATACAAAATGAAAATCGCAATCATCGGCAGCGGCAACGTGGGGTCCGCACTCGCCGAAAAATGGAGCGCCGCAGGCCATGCCGTGGTCTTTGGCACGCGCGAACGGTCTAACTTTAAAGGCAAAGCCGCTGCGCAGCGCAGCAGCATAGCAGTGAAGACTATAGCCGAAGCGGTGAATTCTGCCGAAGTTATTCTGCTCGCAACACCCGCGACAGCCGCTGTCGAAGTTGCGAAGTCTCTCGGCGACACGACCGGCAAGGTGATTGTCGATGCGATGAATATTGTCGGCGGCCGCGGGCCAGAGGGTTTTCGCTCAGCGGCCGCAGCGATTCTGGCCAACACGCCGTCGCGCGAAGTGGTAAAGTGCTTCAACACGACCGGCTTCAATAACATGCAAAACACAGTTTATGGCAATGAGCGCATCGACATGTTCATGGCAGGCGACAGCAAGAGTGCGAAAGAGCGGATAAGACAGCTTGCACTCGACGCCGGCTTTGCCGAGTGCTACGACGTCGGCGGCAACGACAAGTTCGAACTGATGGAACAGTTTGCGTTTTTCTGGATTAACCTCGCGATGATGCAAGGTCAGGGACGCGATATTGGTTTCAAGTTGTTAAAGAGGTAACCGCAAGGTTACCCCTCACAACGGTCTTTCAGCGCCCGGTTCATGGTGCTGTAAGACTCGGTGATGCGCTGCTGCAGCAATGGCTCGAGCGCCTTCGCGGCAAAGCCCGAGAAATGCTCACCGTGCACAAAGCGCACCTTTTTCTCACCGGCCTCTTGAATAATGAAATAATGTTCGCCGCTCAGCACCAGGTCGAGCACCGGAATCGACGGGCCGCGCCAGCGCAGTTCACGCCCCGAAGCCACCAGCACCTCGCATGAAGGTATCGGCAGCTCAACCATCGGCGCGGCCTTGAGCGAAAAGCTGACAGAACCGCCGACGCTCGGCGAACCTTCAATCTTGGTGATGACCGGGTTCCACGAGCCATAGCTCGCGAAGTCAGTCAGCACTTTCCAGACCGCGTCGGCAGACGCGTTGATCTCGATCTCTGTGTGTATTTCCATGGGTTACCTCTTATGCTTCTGTAAATGTCGCGGACAGTCTTTTGTCCCCCTCCGCCTTCGGCACCTCCCCCGCGTGCGGGGGAGGCTGGGAGGGGGACAACGCCGCTGGCGTGCGGTAAGCATAATCATCCAAATCAAAAAAGTGGCTGTGCCACCAAACCTCGGCGTACGTCATCGGCCGCATAAACGGCGCGTCGCCGTGGCGGTCGAAATAGTAGCTGTTCGCCGATGCGCAGTTGTTGTTGAAAAAGACCGTGTCGCCCATGCGCCGCATAATGTCGCCGTGGTAGCGGTCGTGCGCTTCTTGTTTGGGTTCTGCCCAGGTCGCCCCGCGGCGTTTCGCTTCTGTAATCACGCGCACGAGGTGGTGCGATTGGTTCTCGACCATCTGAAACCACGAGGCACCGGTCGCTGCATATGGCCCCAGCATAATAAACATGTTCGGAAACTTCGGCACCGATATGCCCTCGTAGGCCTGGTAGCGCTCTTCATCGAAGAACGTACCGAGCTCTTTGCCGCCCAAACCATTCACGGGAAAAGGCGGAGTGTTACCTTTCTCAAAAGTTTTGAACCCGGTAGCGGTAATGAGCACGTCAATTTCACGAGCCTTGCCGTCTTTGGTGACGATGCTGCTCTCTGTGATCATGGCAATACCATCGGTTACGAGCTCGACGTTGTCGCGATTAAACGTCTGCAGATAGTCGTTATGAAAACTCGGGCGCTTGCAGCCGAAGCCATAGGTCGGCGTGAGTTTCGCGCGCAGAACCGGGTCTTTCACCTGCTTCTCGAGATGCCTGAGGCAGATATTCTCAAAAAACTTTGTGATCTGCGGGTATTTCTTGTAGTTGATCACGCCGAGCACCATCACGGCTTCGGTGATCGAATTCGTCACACCGCGCAGCAGCCACTGCAAGCCAGGAACAAACTTCAGCGCGAGCTTCACCGCGCTCGCGATCTCGGCGTCGGGTTTCGGCAGAATCCAAATGGGGGTGCGCTGGTAGACGTGCAGCTCTTTCACAATCGGCGCGAGCGCCGGCACGAGCTGCACGCTCGTCGCGCCGGTGCCGATAATGCCGACACGCTTGCCGGCGAGGTTATATGAGTGATCCCACCTTGCGGTGTGAATTTTCTTGCCTTTGAAAGATTCTATGCCTTCGATGTCAGGCAGTTTGGGTATCGTGAGCCCGCCCGTCGCGAGCACAAGGTAGCGTGACCTTAATATATCCCCACCTTTTAAAGTGGTCACCCAGACGTGCGCAGCCGGGTCAAACGTGCTCGACTCGACTTCAGCGTTAAACCGCATGTGTTCGCGCACGCCATATTTCTCGGCGCAATGGTCTGCGTACTTTTTGAGCTCCGCACCCGGCGCAAAAACCCGTGACCAGTCGGGCAGTTGCTCATAAGAAAACGAATAGGTGAACGAAGTGATGTCGACCGCGATGCCGGGGTACGTGTTGTCGCGCCAGGTGCCGCCGAGATCGCCGGCTTTTTCAAGCACAAGAAACGGAATGCCCGCCTGCTTGAGGCGCACACCCGCGCCGATGCCCGAGAAGCCCGAGCCGACGACCAGAACGTCTGTGTCAACAGCGTGGGGGTCGGCCCCGCCGACCAAAACGTCTGTGTCGATAGCATTCGCGCCTGCGGCGCGGACTGAACCCTGTGCTGTTTTTGCTGCTTTATTTTTCATTTTGCCCTCACTTGTTCGGGTTGTCTTAGGCGGAGGCTTGCACGGCAGGCACCCACCTAAGACATAAATAGAATGACACGTCATTCCGTAAACAAAAACTGCCATCGAGCAGCTAATGGCCCGCCCCGAAGTCAGCAGAGAACAACGCCAGGCGAAACGCGAGGCGATTCTGGGTGCCGCCCGTGCGGTCTTTGCCGAGAAAGGCTTTCACGCGGCCGGCATCGCCGATATCGCGGCGAAACTCGACGTCGGCCATGGCACCATTTACCGCTATTTCGAAAACAAGCTCGATATATTTCTCACCTTATACGATGCGCTCAATGAGGAGCTATTGCGAATCGCGCGCGGCACGCAGCCTGAGACGGCAACCTGTGTCGAAGACTATATCGCCGAGATGCAAAAATTCTACGCCGAGTTCGGCGGTGTCTTTTTACGCGAGATCAGCCATATGCGCATCTTCTTTGACGAGGTTCACGCCGACCCAGAGATACGCAAGCGCTTCGATGCTTCTCAGATCGAATTTCAGAAAGCAACCGAACGATTTCTGCTGATTGGCCGCGACAAAGGCTTCATTCGCGCCGAGCTGCACATACCGAGCGCCGCGCGTATCTTGAACGCGAT
The sequence above is a segment of the Turneriella parva DSM 21527 genome. Coding sequences within it:
- a CDS encoding DUF481 domain-containing protein, which gives rise to MLKRLTLALVAAPFGAALFANPIDVYSPELLAKVSGTAFVNTGNVERILLRGDAALSHHNPVWAAATTNSYLWGTFGAFRTENDWSSRNHFYLFPEARLYPFAMHWLETSYRRRINLRNQVGAGATWAIISAPQTILKFSLMLSGEATDYGAEANLPDGTPQSTARPLMRGTPRLYFRQNLGSENTALISELWYQQALQTQNDYRWHWETGIEWALGKTLSLKALIVYHHESAVPQRVVRDDFAFTFGASAKFASEKNQTKGDTK
- a CDS encoding NADPH-dependent F420 reductase is translated as MKIAIIGSGNVGSALAEKWSAAGHAVVFGTRERSNFKGKAAAQRSSIAVKTIAEAVNSAEVILLATPATAAVEVAKSLGDTTGKVIVDAMNIVGGRGPEGFRSAAAAILANTPSREVVKCFNTTGFNNMQNTVYGNERIDMFMAGDSKSAKERIRQLALDAGFAECYDVGGNDKFELMEQFAFFWINLAMMQGQGRDIGFKLLKR
- a CDS encoding SRPBCC domain-containing protein, which translates into the protein MEIHTEIEINASADAVWKVLTDFASYGSWNPVITKIEGSPSVGGSVSFSLKAAPMVELPIPSCEVLVASGRELRWRGPSIPVLDLVLSGEHYFIIQEAGEKKVRFVHGEHFSGFAAKALEPLLQQRITESYSTMNRALKDRCEG
- a CDS encoding flavin-containing monooxygenase; the encoded protein is MKNKAAKTAQGSVRAAGANAIDTDVLVGGADPHAVDTDVLVVGSGFSGIGAGVRLKQAGIPFLVLEKAGDLGGTWRDNTYPGIAVDITSFTYSFSYEQLPDWSRVFAPGAELKKYADHCAEKYGVREHMRFNAEVESSTFDPAAHVWVTTLKGGDILRSRYLVLATGGLTIPKLPDIEGIESFKGKKIHTARWDHSYNLAGKRVGIIGTGATSVQLVPALAPIVKELHVYQRTPIWILPKPDAEIASAVKLALKFVPGLQWLLRGVTNSITEAVMVLGVINYKKYPQITKFFENICLRHLEKQVKDPVLRAKLTPTYGFGCKRPSFHNDYLQTFNRDNVELVTDGIAMITESSIVTKDGKAREIDVLITATGFKTFEKGNTPPFPVNGLGGKELGTFFDEERYQAYEGISVPKFPNMFIMLGPYAATGASWFQMVENQSHHLVRVITEAKRRGATWAEPKQEAHDRYHGDIMRRMGDTVFFNNNCASANSYYFDRHGDAPFMRPMTYAEVWWHSHFFDLDDYAYRTPAALSPSQPPPHAGEVPKAEGDKRLSATFTEA
- a CDS encoding TetR/AcrR family transcriptional regulator — translated: MARPEVSREQRQAKREAILGAARAVFAEKGFHAAGIADIAAKLDVGHGTIYRYFENKLDIFLTLYDALNEELLRIARGTQPETATCVEDYIAEMQKFYAEFGGVFLREISHMRIFFDEVHADPEIRKRFDASQIEFQKATERFLLIGRDKGFIRAELHIPSAARILNAMILDAMRASTEPESPANNLLLIAMTVIEIFTKGALAKQV